The region ATCATGAACATCCACGTGAATAATATTAAATTGTCATTAAACTCTACTTAATTCAATAAAAAAAAGGTTTCTGTTAGTTTATAGTGAGCAAAGAAGAAAACGTAAACAATGATTTTATATACAAATTCGTTACAACGGAATAGTAGTAAATAACGAGTAACCTAAAAACACGTAAAAgaatgaaaacaaaaaaataaaagcaCGTACAAAAGAACAAGTGATTTTTCAACCACTTGTACACTGATGCAGCTTTGTTTCAGTCTTCTGTGATAACAAAGtcgaaatttaaaattttgaaaCTTTGTGAACATATCTAAATCAGATCTAATctatcattttattttattttaatatttttattttgtatATCAAAAAAATTTGCAGTTATTTTTTAAAtgttttttcatttataataGAATTTTATAAAAGAATTTCGATAGTCtgtttttaatattaatttttattttatatattagaaaattttgtaaaaaaaaatcgataattaattaaaaacaaattatttTATATAGTAGAAAATTTTACAAAAGAGTttcaataataaaaaaaattatattttttaacttttattttgcGTATCGGATTTTTTTGCAAAATAGCTTCaataatcaattttttaatttttactTTGTTGTAAAAGAATTTtgtaattaattttttaatatttttaacTTTTATTTGTTTATCAAAAAACTTTATAAAAGAGTTTTGATATTCAATTTTTTAAAtgtttttaaaattttattttgcATATCCGAAAATTTTTTAAGAAAAATTTGGTAGTcaatttttaaatattttttaacttttatttttttataCTTTTATTAAAAGAAATTACAAAAGGGTTTCgataatttattttttaatattttttaatttttaataaattatttataaagTATTTTGATAAAAAGAGTATATATAATATAAAATTAGGAGAATAAATAATGGGTATGGGTAAAATTTCCAACATCCTAACATCTAAAATTCAATTATAGATGACTGGAATTCTTTTGACATCTAAAAAATCAATTATAAATCCCTGAAATTATTTTTTTACATTCAAAATTGAAACCAACCATACATTATTTTATCTAAATGGCAAATCTTACGATTTTTTTTCTAGTTACACCCTATATTTTTCTAGCTATACCTATTAAACTCAAAGTATTAAACAATTATATACTTATATTGTACTCACACTTTAATTGAATTTGAATAAGATTTAAAACTCATAATGTATAACTGAAATATGAAGTAAGTTTACGTAAACTTACTTAAACCGAATTTACGTAAATAAATCTAAGTTGTTAGATATTAAAAAGAATTTGATTTTTATGATTATTTATTCTAATTATTTATAAGCTTAGAAAGTAATGCAAACGGATTTGATAAATTAATAATATAGTGCatattaattaatattaattaatcTATGTGTGTGAAATAAATTTACGTAAACATACTTAAAATGAGTtttcataaacatatttgagtTAAGTTTGCGTAAGATTTAAAAACTCAGAATTTACATGTGGTAGTACGTAAACTGATTTTACGTAAACATATTTGAACAAAGTTTATAAACACTTTTTGGACATTAAAGTCTTATTTGTTTTGGTTTTTAAAAAATGttttagtttttgaaaacttAAAAAGTAAAAAATTGTTTGGATTACTTATTTTAAAAAAGAGTTGTGCAAAACACTGTATTTTATCAGTTTTTTCATAAACATTGtattttttcattaaaattatttatatatAATCAGTTCTTTCTAAAAACATGATTAGGCAAACAAATTAAAATTTGCCAAACAAacttttcttttttccttttttaaaattgtttttaaaaacTATGACCAAACACAATCTTAGAAATACtttttaaaactaaaaataaaaagttaCTCAAACGGGGCCCTTGGAATCGTGTAATTTGTGTCTGAGGGTATCACAGGAACTTAAGGGATGTAAGTAGCAGAAATAAAGTGCAACTTTGCACTAAAAAGACAAGATGAAGTAATAATCATAATTTACCTGAGAACTAAAACTAAAAGACAAAACAGAAGCAAGTATCATTCCAATGCGGATACTCGTATTATTGCAAATATTATAATACTCTCCCTTGCAAAAATATATCATTTAAACAAAGATCCTACAGGGCTTTTGAAGATGAATGTACATATTATTACAATTTGGATGCATCAGGCTGAAAAAAAGAAAAGTATACTTCACCCTCCTGAACACAGGGCTAGGTGAATAAAAACTCCAAATATCTTCGGCACTAATAAATCGATATAGTACAAAACTCAGGCCGGTTCCAACCTCAATAAAGAATCAGGTTTCATCTCAAGATCCTACAGGGCATTAGTGATTCAGTTCTCTGTATTGTGAGACTTCTCATCACCAAAAGCCAAATCAAAGATCTGCAAGTAGTCATCAACAAAATGCACATCAAGACCTTCTTTTACATTAGGTGCTAGCTCATCAAAATCTCTCCTGTTTGCAGAAGGAAATATTATGGTCTTAACATCACTCCTTCTTGCAGCAATGGTTTTCTCCTTAACCTGCAAATTTCATAGCATTGACAGACAATCAGACACAAAATTTGCAAAAAGTCATGGCAAAAAATACTTATGCTATAGAGATATAGTCAGTTTGTTGGACTTGAAATTTTTCAtatattataaatattatttGTTGGTGAGTAGATACTGAAAGCAGTAGTCAACTCATGTATAAAATGCACCCTTTGTGCTAAAAGAAATGATTTTAAAAAGAAACAGCTTAAGATGCAAAGTTTTTACATCCAAAAATTTTGAACAAAAATATTTCAATTTTCTCAACATACCCCGCCAATGGGAAGAATCTTCCCTGTAAGTGTCACTTCCCCGGTCATTGCTAGATCCTTCTTCACAGGCTTCTTCAAAGCAAGGGACAGCAGAGAAGTGGTCATTGTGCAACCAGCACTTGGTCCATCCTTTGGTGTAGCCCCTGCAGGAACATGGAGGTGTAACTTTGAATTTGCAAAGAAACGGTTTTCTGGTTCTTTCTCCAGTAGTATAGCTCTGGCAACTGTGTGAGCTATTTGAGCACTTTCTTTCATCACATCTCCCAATTGACCAGTGACATGTAGTGCTCCTTTTCCATCCCCTTCTTCAACAAATGTAGTCTCTATATACAGAGTGGAACCACCCATTGCAGTCCAGGCAAGACCCATAACAACCCCAGTAGGTGTCTGATCATAGATGCGCTCTGCATGGAAGACAGGCTTGCCAACATAATTATCTAAATTCGATTTATCAACCAAAACCTTTTCAATAGCCTTAGCTTCAATTTCCTTATCATCCTCCCTTTCTTTTGCAACCTGCCAAAATTCAGATCCATAAATATCAAATTTGTGTCGGTAGCAATGGAATGATGGACCATATAAAAGGCTAAGGTTTCACAGAAAAAACTGTATGTGTAGTGGTTACTGAGCCACGGAAAAGATTTCAGATTCTAGATTGAAGTCTTCTCTTCAAACAGAAAACCTCATAAAACTTTGCCAGTTTAAAACAGCTGTAACTTTTGTACTAGTCACAGAAAAGCCGGTAAAACCCCAAAAAGATGCAACTATATGGCACTAGCATACCTTTGAAGTATATAATAAGGAAAAAGACTTTGTAAGTTCTCAAAGTCCCATTAGTGTTTCGCATTAGTAGGTTTTTGTTTTCTTGCTCAATGAAccaaataaaaattaaaaaaaaaaggtTTGCAAGAGAGAGAATCATGATTGTGCTTTCAGAGTGTTATACTACCTCAAAATCTGTAGATTCATCTGCTGGTAGATTTGTTTGCAACTCATCATCGTCTTTAGAGTCTTCATCCATATTTTCAGAATCGCTACTCTCTATTAACACCGGGTTCTCTTTTGGAGTGGTATTTGGACCCGTTTCAAGAGCAGCATCAATGGTTTCCCCTTGCCTCACAAGTTGTAGTGCTATCTGCCATGCCAAACAGAATATTTCAGGACACCGAATGCATTTACTAAATTTAAATTCAGATAAAGTGATGAACAGACTGCAATCAATAAATTTGAAACGCATATATCAAGAATGGCTGTCTATTCAACCATGCACAGCATAGCATATTTTACTGGTAACTAAAAACCGAAAAATAATGACAAAAAAATACTATACCTTCCGGTAAATTTTCTCTATATGCTTTTGAAGGTTTCTGACTCCTGCTTCTCGGCAGTAATTTTCTATTAGAGCAAGAAGAGCAGTATCCGTCACCTCCACCTGAATCAAATTAACTTTTGTAGTCAACTACCTTTTCAACCATTTAAAATGAATAAGGAAATAAGAGATGGCATCATTATGCTGGCCATTCATTGCAGGAAAAGGAACCCTGTAAACGAGTGAAAAAGTTAAATACTTGTTCAGGCTTTATTCCACATGCTTCACGTGTAGTTTTCTCCAGATAATCTCTTGCAATGTGCATTTTCTCATCAGTAATATACCCAGCAATAGCAACAACCTCCATCCTATCCAATAGGGGATTTGGTATCATCTCCACTACATTTGCAGTGCAAACAAAAAGAACCTGCAGCATGACTCCAGGGCATTATTTGTCGTGGTAAAACAGTCAGTGTGACAACTTTGACTTCAAGGTACTCAATGAAAACTATCCATTCAAAAAATATTTGACTATCCAGACTAGCTATAGAAAGATAAAATAAATCCTTTTAGATCAGCAACAAACATGTAACCAATAAGACATGCACAAATGCTGACTCTTACATAACCTCCAAGATTATAAATACTTACTTACCTTTGATAGATCAATGGGAACATCAAGATAGTGGTCCAGAAAATTAGCATTCTGCTCAGGGTCCAGGAGCTCTAGCAAAGCACTTGCTGGATCACCTGCATGTCCTCTGCCCAACTACCAATTGAATAAAACAGTGTCAAAAATACTAATTGTCCTTAATAGAATATTTGAGATTGGGTATCGTTAAAAAATTAAAGGATGAAACAAAATTACTCAGCCACAAATAAATCGAACTGTCTAGCGACATCTTACTTTGTCAATCTCATCAATCAAAACAAGAGGGTTGGATGTTCCCACATTCTTAAGGCATTGTACCATCTTTCCTGGCATAGCACCTATATATGTTCGACGATGGCCCTGTAAAATTCAACATTAATGATACAAAACACCACCACGCATTATTATACAACTGGTATCAGTTCAACCTAGTGAAGGACACAAATTTTATCTACCTTGATTTCAGCCACATCAGCCAATCCTCCAACAGAGAATCGGAAGAACTTACGGTTCAAGGCACGTGCAATTGAACGGCCAATACTTGTTTTTCCCACTCCTGGTGGACCAGAAAGACAGATAATTTTTCCTGCATATAAGAAAGATCAGAAACCATGTCAGACTTTTGGTGAAGACCATAGGCAAGCACCAAAGGCTTGAAGTTTAAGTAAATGAATTGACTTACGGAGGCCAATATCTTAATCTTAAAGCATTGAGTTAGAATCAGTGTAAAAGTAAAACACATAAAATTGAGTGTCTCGTGATTGAATTTTGGACAAAATAATATGCATCACATTTCAAAGCCTAACAAAGTCAAGCATGCGCATAATATTTTAAATTGTTATTTCAAATCTAACATTAAATTTATACCATTTAAAACAACTAAAAGCACGCACTCCAGAGCAGGCTTGTTTTTCcataaaatatttataaatatagAAAAATTGGGCATCAAGATATATGGGGATTTAATACTGCTTAATCAAAAGAACTAACCTATTTCAAGAAACCATAGGAATATAGTATTTGGTAGACATTAAAACAGATCAATATTTAACAGAGTAGTATTTGTCACAAACTAAACACCCAGATAAATCTTTGGGATATGCTACATAAATGATTATATTTACCTTGTGAAGTCCCTCTTAATTTCCCAACAGCTATGAATTCCAATATTCTTTCCTTCACATCAGTTAATCCATAATGGTCTTCATCAAGAATCTTTTGTGCACCAGTAACATCAAAGTTCTCGTCACTGGATAAGGAAATTAACAGATTCAGACTCGTGATTTTCAATACAGTAACTAGCGAAACACAGACTTAGTGCATCCAAAAGCCTAGGAAGATTATTCTTGTGCATTTTAGCTGTCAGCTTTTCAGGGTCTTCCTAAAAGGCTAAAGAATCCTGTTCAGCAAGCTTTCCTAAATGCAAACTATGAAATACATGTCCCCCAGCACATGAATGGTAAGGGCCTAGGGGGCTGTCTTCTTCATGAGGCATACATTTAAATcttaaataaatttaaattaatCTAGCAATAGTAATAAGAATgaaattccaagtatataaacCTGTATTCACCCCAAGGAAGTGCAGTCAACCAGTCCAAGTAGTTGCGGGTAACACTGAATTCACTAGAACTAGCCTCCAACAGCTGTAGCTTTGTCAGTTCTTCATCTATAACTTGTAAGACATGAGGTGGGCATTTTTCTCGTTTAGGTTCAATCCTTTCCCTGAATTTTCCTGAATTATAAATTAAAGTTAATATTATCATAGAAACAAATTTCATTAGAAAGTATACTCTAGAAACAATCCTTTCCCTGAATTATAAATTAAAGTTAATATTATCATAGAAACAAAATTCATTAGAAAGTATACTCTAGAAACAATCCTTTCCCTGAATTATAAATTAAAGTTGATATTATCATAGAAACAAATTTCATTAGAAAGTATACTCTAGAAAAGTGATTAACTAAAACACAAATGAAAGTACAAGAAGCATTAACTAAAATACAAACAAAGTACAATATAAAGAGCACTCCTATACTCACCACACAACAAAAATTTTAAAAGATACTTGTAGAGAAACATAAAGAggagaaaaagaagaaaaaagttATAAGAGAAATCCACCATCTTGTTATAAAGAAATGAGGGGGAAAAATCAAAACCAACCGGTAAGAGCTGTCTTGTCGTCAGTCTCCAGTCCCAATTCCTGCAAATTGAATAAAACTCAAATTACAAGAAAATTAATCAAAGACCAACTTATATAGTAGAGCATGTTATACATACACATATAGATATAAATTATAACTGCACTTGTGTTAGGATAAAGGGAAAAGCCAACAGGAGGATCAAAGGCCTAGATTGCCCCAAAACTTTATAAACCACAGGATAAGCTATAAAGCCTACTGTAGCCGTGAATAGTAATTATGAGTTTGGGTTCTACAGATAGAATTAGGGGGTTCTGCAAAGCAATGGTGCATAAAGCACAGCTTAGCTAACTAGTTAAAGCCAAGAGCTTGTCGAAGCTTATAAGCTTTACCCACGTATAGAAAGAAAATAAATTCAAACAGTATCTTGTGTGCAAGTTAACATAAAGGATTGTATAATACTCCACCTGTTCCAAATTATAAATCACTTTGCCAAAAAAAAAATGTGTCCCAAATCATAAGTCACTTTATTCCAATGCAACATtaatgacatttttcccaataTATCCTCTATCATTTATTATCATTTTTTCTTCCAATTCTTTAAATTTCTCTTTCATCTGTAATAAATGAAGAGCAATATTGTATAGTTATGCATAATTTATCTTTCCCATACAACATTGATTATGTTTCTTAATTCGTGTGAAATGTCCAAAACATCTTATAATTTGGGCCGGAGGGAGTACATGGAATAAACCAATTTTCTGAATCTTAGAATTTCATTGATATCAGAAAAAAAACAGGTTTGCCTAGGATTTGAGGTACACTAATCAAACCATATCATGGAGGTTTTATACCTTCTTTATGGCCTTAAGCTGCTCGTTTAACAAATAGCGGCGCTGCTCACCACTTATCTTCTCTTCAATTGCTTTTGCAATTGATTCCTACAATAATCAACTCAAACTTCAATAAATAAATGATGAAAAATTAAGTAGTACAACGCACAAGAAATCCAAATACATTATTACCTGAATCTTACTGATTTCCATTTCTTTCTTTACCAGCTCGAGTGTAAGTTTCAATCGTTTATACACCTGTTCAACAAAACAACAAATGCACCTCCAAATGTTAAAAACTCAATGTTCCACGGTTCAAATCTTTATGTTATTTTGATAGTAAAACAGAATAAAAAAATTCCACAAAGTCTACGTTCTTAGGCGTCAACTCCAAATTTACTCACATCTAGCTCTTCAAGCACTTGTTGGCATTGCAGTTTGTTTGCCCCGGATATTGCCGCTCCAAAATCTGCTAGCCTTGCATAAGTAAAATCACCTATATGCTGCACAATTAACGAAGAGACAGTCAACATATTAAAATGATAAAAGTAACGACTAAACTAGTATCAAAACATATAACAGCCACCACATTAATTACTCCAGTTTGTTTTTGTTTCAAATCAAAAAAAGAGTACAAGAAAAGGCACTTATTACTGATTCATTCATGCTTATGTAGGAAAGAGTGATGCATTACCCATTAGTTTCTGAGAAAATTAACAATCTCTTTTGAGTGATACAACTTTGGAAAAAATATAACAAAGACTTCAAATAAGAGAGTTAAATATGTTTTAAGTTCCTACAAAAAAATTCATTGATGTTTAGTCTTCAATTTTATGATATTCAAATACTCTCTTTTTAAGAGACTAACCAACAAGTTCAAATCATCAATATGCTATATATTCAAACGGTCTTGTTCGAAATGCAAAAATCTTGTGGAAAATGTCACATTTATGTGTTCACAAACTGTATGATAAATAAGGTCAGAGACCAATGAAGTGCCTTTACTTCATAGAACAGCAACACCTCATTGAAGCACAACAACAATTCAGCCATGCAAAATTCCACTCTTGTGTTGACATTTATAATATGCAAAAGAACGAAACAGCAGGATGCATAGCGTGTTATGCAGCAAGTTAAGTAGAAGAGTCCCCAAGAATCCATAAATCCTACTAAGATTTAATGAGACAATTGCAAGAAACCTGCCTAAAAGTACAGCCAAAAACTTCACAGAACTTAGATTCATGATGCAAATCAATAAACAACTAATGGCCCATTTGTTTAAGATAGTGATTTTCAGATGAAATGAACTAAAGATTATTTCTTAGACTATTCCTGCAAACTAAAATAGATGTTTGTTTGTTTCTAATAATGAAAATCATTTTCTAATCTTCCCGCTCATCTACTACACTCATTAAAAACAGATTATTTCTAAGAAACAACTAAAATAAGACAAGCAGGCTCTTAATCAAGGGATTATTCAAAAAGCAGCTCTACAAACCATAGTTGAACACTTATTCATAAGCTAGCTGAAAAAAGCTTGCGGAAATGTTACAAGCTATATTTATAAGTATAACCAAATACTAACATAAGAGCTTATACTATGAAATAAACCTAAGTAAGCTCTAAATATGCTCATCCAATCTATCCCTCATTGTTATGAAGATATCTTAATTTTTAAGGTTCATTGTCAAGCTATCTAAAATATGGTGCAGCTCAAGAATCCCTACTAAACATTTCTGTTTGCCATTATTCCTTCTCTATCTACAATCCCACTTGTGGTACAATTATCACAAAGATTGACATCAACTATATAACATATTTGAACAAGCTGTGTTGCAATAGAGTAGAACAGGTTAGCTTAAGGAGTAGTAACATTTGAGGTGTTCGCATGGAAGTAGCAATATGGATCCAACTATTCCAGAGTTTGTGGCAATACaaagaagaaaaataataataatcgAGTAGTTTAAAATTCAAAAACTAAAAATTGAAGGTGTCATTCCAACTTCCAAAAATTCTAACGAAGCAATGCAAACAAACAAACCTAGCACATAATCAAAGGACTACTTCAATCCTCTCCCCATTCCCATGTTCTGATAAACACAAACACAAAAGGGTCTAAAGTCTAAACCTCAGAGTAAGTCTGAATATGATCTCTCCAAAAATTGACCTAAACTATATTCCATATTCCTGTCTCTACAATCCTACTGGGGGTAAAATTATCACAAAGATTGACATCCACTATATTCTATATTTGAATAAGGTGTGTGACAATAGAGTAGAATAGTTTAACCTAAGGAGTAGTAACATTGGGGGGGTTTGCATGAAAGAAGCAATATGGAGCCAACTATTCAAGAGTCTGTACTTTTCCGCAATACAAAAAagagaaataataataataatcaagtAGTTTAAAATTCATAAACTACAAACTAAAGGTGTCATTCCAACTTCCAAAAATTCTAACATAGCAATGCAAACAAACCTAGCACATAATCAAAGGACTACTCCAATCCCCTCCCCATTCCCATGTTTCGATAAACACAAGCACAGAAGGATCTAAAGTATAAACCTTAGAGTAAGTCTGAACATGGTCTCTCCAAAGAGAGCTTGTTTTAAGAACGTCCCTAAGTGTTGATATGACCTCAAAAGATGTGGCCTTTATGATCTCATCCTCTTTGTTATAAGATTTATCCTGCAGCATTAAGTAAAAGTCAATAAAAGATGCTTGTCCAATAAAAAATTTCATTTCAAAGAAAATACAACATGAGGAAGCAATCAGTAAAGGCTTGCCTTGAGATGATCAACTTTTACAGTAAGCGGGTCCTCGCTAACCTACAAAAAGGAAAGTTTTAAACAACCATCAGAATACTTCAACTGTAGACAAATGATTATCAGAAATCAGAATCCCTGTGAACAAAACTCAGGAACAAATATGGGGCAAATGGCGCCAAAATATTATCAAACGCCATTTTTTCTTAATTTTTGCATATTCAATACCAACCATCTCTGTAATGCGTAGACGTCGATGACCAATCAGGATCACCTGATCGCCCTGGATACTTGAAATCTGGAATTCAAAACAGGATTTTTTACAAAAGTTAGGCAGTTATCAAATCTAAACGAGTAATGTGTTGAAGGCAATAAAGCAACTATTAAGCTGCACATAAAATAACATACTTGGGCAAGAGTCCCAACTTCATGAAGACGGTTAAACAACTCTTTTCCTTTTAAATCATATACATTCTTTTCAGTGTCAGAGCTAGATACTACATTGGGATCAGTGTCGGGCTCGTCTTTAAGGAGGAAAGCACCAGCATAAGGGGCTTGCCGTTCTCGACTCTCCTGTAAAGCTGCCAACACTTTGGGGTCCTGGACGCATAGTAAAACAATCAACAGAATTAACACAAACATGAGTTCAAATTCCATGTCACATTTAATCAAATACTATATGGTTAAGCCAGAAGCGTGTAATGAGCAAAGACAGAGACTTAAATAATCATTCTTGGCAACTCACCATACCTTAACAAAGATTGGCATGTAAAATCCTGGGAAAAGGGGTCTGTGCTGCAATGGTAATGCCAAAACCTGATCCaaaggaaaatagaaaaaagaatCAGTAAGGCTATGTTTGGATTGATGGAACATAACGGAGCGGAATGGAACATAACGGAGCGGAATGGAACATAACGGAGCGGAAATGGAATATAGATCTCATTCCATTGTTTGGTTATTTTATTAAAAATGTCTCATTCCATTGCATACACCACATATCGGATGGAACAAAAAATGGAGAATTGGATGGAATGGATTTCATCATGTTCCATTCCACTCCATTCATTATTTGCAAATCCAAACAATGGAATCTCATTAGTTACCATTTCATTCCATCTCATACCACCAATATAATCAGACCCTAAGGCTATGTTCGGATATCATGAAATAAACGTAGTGGAATGGAGCAGAATGAAGCAGACTAGAATGAAGATTCTATTCCATTGTTTGGAAATTTTAGGATGGAACAAGACAAGTTGTTCATTCAGCCTAAATCGGAGGGGAAGGAATATGGTGGTAAATGATGGAATGGAATCCATACCATTCCATTTCGCTCCATCCGATTTTGATGATAGATGGTGGAATAGATACTACAAAATCGAATTCAAGAGTCCAGACAATAACCAACTAGCAGTTTTGGCAACACTATATATATTACAACACTACAGCATCTACATCTATATCTATAATCAAAACACAAACTTCTCTTGCAGTCGTAATTATTAAAATTTCTGCTTTTGAATTACTAATTCACGGTCCCATTTTCCAAATAACCATAGGCCAATCAAATTAAAACATAATGTACCTATCAAAAACGAAAAAATCCAACTTCTGAATCATCTAAACAGTACTTAAAACATTTCAGCAGctaaaaataaaaagaaaaaaacgaGTAAGATAAAATCTGAAACCAACAGTTAGGTAATCTTCAGGTCTGGGGTACGTGGAGACAATAGCAGATGCCTTTGACGGAGTATCCTCAGCCGCTTTAACTTCGGCATCCACCACATGATCGACTCCGTCGCTGGAATCCGAACAGAAAAAAAGCCGACCTCCCAAATAACGATGGTTCCGGCTCGAGCCGCTGAGAGAGCTCAGCACTCTAAGCAACGGCGACGCGGAGTTTGCTGCGGGACGGAGCACCGGTACTGCGGCGGGGCTTAGGCGGTGGATGCGAGAGGATGAAATGAGCTTCAACATTGGATTTGGGGATGAGGAGAATGGTGGGAATAGGATTGGGAAAATTGAAATTGAAGTGTTGTGAGAAAATTAGAGAATTGAATGGGTTTTGAGGGTGGCGATGACCACCATTGATTGTAGTGGATACGAAAGCGAGGGAGAAATGGGGTGTGTGTGTTGAATTACTGTGTGCAGATTTGTTAAACCTTCTTAAACCCTCGTCTATTGGGTTTACTAAACTGACCTTTCTTGTTCCATAAGTACGCTTTTGACCTTGCTGTTTTATCACTGtcttttttgtttttgttttgctttgggTTATATGAGAAAAACAATGGCAAGTTTAGTTTCACTTTTACTTGTTACCGAGCAGAGTACTATTGTACattttcttatatatatatatatatatatatatatatatatatatataatttgaaAAAATCTTCGTGTTCGAAATCATACTCGTATCAGTGTTAAAGTTAGAATTTGTACTCGTATCCTATGTGTATATAAGTACTCATACATGTACACTCGTATTTctatttgaaataaataaatcaattataaaatatcatattattttaaattttaaaaaatatttaaaaaaaattcacaCAATTTATTGTTTAAACAAACGAACACTTATATTAAATAAGTAATTGTTGATAgaaatatatttttatataataacataaattaaaatatataaatataaataaaaatacataaatatataaTGGGCAGGTATGGGACGGGGTGGATATCAAAGTGTCTATACCCGTACTAATACTCGCTTATTTTTATGGATAATTATCCGAGTTTATGTCTGTACCCATTTTTACGAATTTTTATCCGATCCTTTGTGGATAAATTAGCGGGTGTCCATTGGAGATGGGTCAAATTGTCATTCCTAATTGTTTCAATTTTCACATGTAGTACTAGTAGTTCTTTCATCATTCATGTTTAATTTTAAAATAGTCAATTATACTCCCTTCATTTTAAAATAAGTGTAGTTTAAGTTTCtaataatta is a window of Lathyrus oleraceus cultivar Zhongwan6 chromosome 6, CAAS_Psat_ZW6_1.0, whole genome shotgun sequence DNA encoding:
- the LOC127091504 gene encoding lon protease homolog 1, mitochondrial, with the protein product MLKLISSSRIHRLSPAAVPVLRPAANSASPLLRVLSSLSGSSRNHRYLGGRLFFCSDSSDGVDHVVDAEVKAAEDTPSKASAIVSTYPRPEDYLTVLALPLQHRPLFPGFYMPIFVKDPKVLAALQESRERQAPYAGAFLLKDEPDTDPNVVSSSDTEKNVYDLKGKELFNRLHEVGTLAQISSIQGDQVILIGHRRLRITEMVSEDPLTVKVDHLKDKSYNKEDEIIKATSFEVISTLRDVLKTSSLWRDHVQTYSKHIGDFTYARLADFGAAISGANKLQCQQVLEELDVYKRLKLTLELVKKEMEISKIQESIAKAIEEKISGEQRRYLLNEQLKAIKKELGLETDDKTALTGKFRERIEPKREKCPPHVLQVIDEELTKLQLLEASSSEFSVTRNYLDWLTALPWGEYSDENFDVTGAQKILDEDHYGLTDVKERILEFIAVGKLRGTSQGKIICLSGPPGVGKTSIGRSIARALNRKFFRFSVGGLADVAEIKGHRRTYIGAMPGKMVQCLKNVGTSNPLVLIDEIDKLGRGHAGDPASALLELLDPEQNANFLDHYLDVPIDLSKVLFVCTANVVEMIPNPLLDRMEVVAIAGYITDEKMHIARDYLEKTTREACGIKPEQVEVTDTALLALIENYCREAGVRNLQKHIEKIYRKIALQLVRQGETIDAALETGPNTTPKENPVLIESSDSENMDEDSKDDDELQTNLPADESTDFEVAKEREDDKEIEAKAIEKVLVDKSNLDNYVGKPVFHAERIYDQTPTGVVMGLAWTAMGGSTLYIETTFVEEGDGKGALHVTGQLGDVMKESAQIAHTVARAILLEKEPENRFFANSKLHLHVPAGATPKDGPSAGCTMTTSLLSLALKKPVKKDLAMTGEVTLTGKILPIGGVKEKTIAARRSDVKTIIFPSANRRDFDELAPNVKEGLDVHFVDDYLQIFDLAFGDEKSHNTEN